The sequence below is a genomic window from Tubulanus polymorphus chromosome 1, tnTubPoly1.2, whole genome shotgun sequence.
GAACTAATATACCGGGTACTGGTagttaagtttttttttcatctttttgtgattgaatttgcagtgcCAAAATCTGATGGAGTTGTAAGGCGAGTGCAAGATGATTCTTTTAATGAATCGGAAAGAGTTGAAGAATTCATGAAACATTTTCTGCTGGAAAATACCGATGGTGATGCGGTGCCAGTTGTGCTCAAGGAGGAATCGAAACCAGCAGAGAAAATGAAATCCGATGATACcaaaatgatcaaaagaaagaaattgaaaaactggttcaaaaagaaatcaaatccAAACTCTTCTCAAACTATCCTTAAAAGTTCAATGATTGGGATCAGCCTAATTGTGAATCTGGATGCTGCTGTTGAAAACGAGGAAATATGGAAAGATTTTAGGGgcaattattcaaattttgtAGTAAAAAAACTGGAAGTGTAGAATGAGTGTCTCTGTTATGAATCAAAGCTTCTATTTGGTTTTGTTTTGTGTAATCTGATTATTCCAGCTTAaatcataataaaagtataccGGTACTCTTTGCTTAAAGTACGAGTTGACTTATCGTTGTTTTTTTCTACTGAATGgtggggttcgaacctgtATGCGTAAACCGGACTATGCTGAATAGGAATTAAACCAGGAAGTGCTAGTCTGCTTAACCTTTGTTTTTTGTCAGCTGATTTTCTGTTTACATGATTGATTTTTTAAGTGCAAGCACCCCGTAACTGGTATAAGAGATATACGAGCAGTACCTCATTGTTGCAGTATAAAATAAAGCTTCCATGGTAaattgttttggttttgatgACATTTCATTCGCCCACACCCAGCCATGGCCCATATTCCGCATGTAATTCACAGGGTCAGGGGCGGTCATCCTtatattaccgagatgacgtattttaccgagatcaaccgagatgaaatgaaatcatccagtatccctggcactatatatatttttatatatatagtgccagggatactggatgatctaagctacagttcacccccaaacttaTGTTACGAACCCCTGTGTCGTGATATGATCAGACTATTTCTAGTTCAATCAgtcaattcaataaaaaagTGGCTCACTTTAATTATTACTACTACTACATGCCATAATGAATGTAGACATATTATCCATTTATCGGATTAATTTggtatattcaaaatgaagcgCTCAACACACTAACCCCGTATTGGCTCTGAAAGGAGCctttataattattgaatatatgaCATTACACAAGACGAGTGACTGCTCTGAATGAGTTCACAGTTCTGGGGTTATACAAAAAAAGATGGTTAAAGTTGGACAAATTCTATGGCAGCAATGCAATTTCAattgttaccttttatgaCATTTATGCACCATTTAGACTAACTTTTAGCAAATGGCCCAAGCTGGGGTTAAAATGTGGATTGTAGGGTCAAACATTtgtaaattgataatgaactcTTAGACTAAGATGATACAGCAGAGTCGtcggaaggaatttttcagtggtgaggcttatttctgaaggggGGATCTGGTTATAGTCTGGAGGTCTCTAGACAGGTGATGTATAGTTCACAGCAATTAGTGTTAGAAGTTTTAAGATAAAAGTGAGTTTATCTGATTGTTAGTGATTGTGTATAGTATATCATGCCACATTGTAGGGCTGGTATTTTAAATTGAACTGTTCAGGTAATTTGAATAATACCAGTTCGAGTTTCTTCCTTGTCGTTAAAAACCTGGCTATTCGTTTATACAAGGAAGTGAAATTCCCtattcattgaaatgattGCAGTAATATTGTGAATACGTGGTATTAGCTTCGAATCGTTACTGTAGGGTGGTTGAAGTCAAGTTGaagcattttcatttttcattttacagtTTTTATTTCGAGATGCTTCTTCAAGTTTCGACTGTATTATTGCTTGTTGCATTATGGTAAGATATCAATTGTGTTTCAGTCGTTTTCACTCATATTTTGTGTTACATTTGATAAATCTTTTTGCTAGCATGAGTCAAGAATATGAGTGGGATCATTTAGTGTTTACGAGACAGTGGCCGCAAGGTGTTTGTATGGATTTTAACCACCAGGTAACGAAAATCAGTTTTCCCAAAGAATGtacataaataaatcattcctAGAATTGAGACTGTATTCAATTACTTCTTTTTAAGCATGAAGGAGAATGCTTCATTCCGAGTGACATAAAATCCTGGACCATTCATGGAATCTGGTAAGTATTTCTCTTTTTAGGGCACGTTTAATTAGGAAGAAAAGTGATATGTcacatgaatatttttattctagGCCTTCAGAAGGAACTGCTCATGGACCTAGTGACTGTAAAATGTCAACACCGTTCGATGAAAATGCGATCAAAGTAAGTTTAAAGATAACTCTTTTagttaaaatgtttttctcgGTCTGATTTAACCATAAGCAACATATGTGAAATGATACTTTTAGAGTCTGTTGCCAGCGTTGCACCATTTCTGGCCGAGTTACAAAGCCAATCAGCCAATGACGGGTTTCTGGTAAGTACATCAACAAAATGGAGAAGAGTAGAAATATACAAAGAATGTAAAACTTCATACGGGAATGAAATGATTATCGCAGGAAACACGAATGGGAAAAACACGGTCGATGTGCCTCGAGTCTTCCATCTTTATCTGGAGAGGCGAATTATTTTGGACGCACAATACAACTTCATCAGTTCTACGATATTGACAGGTAATGAATGTTTAGTCTAAGGTAAAGAGATTATTAGtaaaatactttcaaaagtGGAAAAGAGATGAATAgaataaaaacgaaatttttcatcaaaactttaattaaatcattgaaattagtCTAACACTTGTCTTAAAGCTATTTGAACTgtgattttcatttattcagtGTATTGTCAAAGAATGGTATCGTACCAAGTGATGATAAAGAGTACAATGTAAGTGGTGTATTATGGAGGTTTTTTGGACAATTCTGGAAAGCATTGGTAAATATCTGTTATAGGaaaaaattctattttcagtaCGATGATATAATGAACGCTATGTCTGAAGGATTTGGACATCCCGTATCAATACAATGCTTCCACAATTCGGTATGTCTCAATTATATACGATTCAAAATCTACATTTACCatatatgaaattcatgaaattttattgattcAATTATTTTAGTTGACTGGAAAGCAGTACATTGAGCAGATTGAGATGTGTATCGGTAAAGACCTGAAAGTGATGGATTGTCCAACAAGGCTCAAATACATTCCTCATCACAGATACAGATTATTGAAACGTTCTAATGGTGGAATGTGTTCACAAAACAAGCCTATTTATATTCCTCTTATTCAACATAGTGGCCAATAATCTTTGATATGATGAATCATTTAATCTTGAATTATACTTAccatctacagtagactcctcttTATTAGGTACTAATCAACTCGGGGAAAACTGTTTACAagttgatgaaattattatttttgaaaagtttttCCTTGTCTCTAATTCTTAATTTGACCTATCCAGTGAAATTTAGTTTAAACGTTACAATACCAGGTAAGGTGGAGTTTACCTCTTATAGCCTTAGATTCTGTGCATAATTGATAAACTTATTCAAGATATGTTCGATTTATTggaatattttcactaatatcTGTAAATAATTGTAGTATTCATCAAcaaattttgtatgaaatgtgTAATATTAGCTGTCCAACCTTACCTCAGGGTTATCTgctgaatatttatatatatttatatatatatatatgttatttacaCACTGAGCACACAATACAAAgcttttttcgcttttttgttgaaaaaataaaatgatgtttattgattgaaaGTTGTGGTTTAGTTTAACTCGATCTTGCTGGCATCAGTATCTCAAACACCTGTCATCTGTATTGGTTAGTTAAGAACCGTTTATTACCGGGCACGCATACAACCTGCGGGTCAAGGGAAAGACCGCAGCCCGCCACTAAAACAAATGTCCTGGCCCGCAGCCGCTGAATACTCCGgcacgtgctgccatctatacACTTCAAACTGTCAATTAATGGCGACCGTTTTAGTTATGGAGGGACCGCATTATTCTTCAATATATATCGCTATTCTCGTGGTATGAATGAATAGATCTGACAGTGGTGACCAGTTTATAAATCTATGTTTTAACAGCTACGGAACCCACATACTTACAGGTAATTGTAATGAATGTTTCAAACGCAAATAGTTAAGGAAATTACGCGCGCTTCCTAATCCTAGTATAGTATATATAATAGTCCTACTCGCTCCGTCCGTCCACATGACACAGAGCCTTAACGTAACGGGTTTCATAGTAGGTTAATTAGTCAGTGTCAAACTCCGAGGATAAAAATCTGCTTagaaaaccactgaattaaaggtttaccgagataaacagtaccgatttaggaggagtgtACTGACGTAATTGTAATATGAAAATGGGGGGAGGCACTACCTAAAGTCAAAATCTGAAACTCTCTAACTCCATCCATGACTGATCTGTATTGTCTTGTTTGTAAGTTGAATAACTAACTGTTAAAAATGTAATGATTATTGTTCTGTTTATTTCAGTTTAAGCTGATGATGAGCGATAGATTCACAGGATTTAATATTTAGTTACCGATCAGAGGAATAGCCGAATAAACGTTAAAATGGCGACCGCAGCAACGAACAACAAAGCGATGACGTTGAATTTAACGTCAACGATATCAACATCTGGATCGCCGGACGCTTCGCCGATCCTTCCTAAACGACGCAGGTTAGCTACAGATATTCCATTTATTAATGGTTCTCTAAGCACGAGCTCAATCAGCAGTGCGTGCGAGTCTCCGACCCTTACAGCGTGCAGTCCTATCAGGTATGTTTAGGTGTTAACCCTGCATGCATTCTCCGTTGTATGAAGTGGTTTCATCTTTATGTGCTTTTCACATGACGCATGCCTCTTAATTTCTCACATTTTCCTCTTTTCTCTTCTAGACATGGATTCTAGTCTGGCCAAAATCAGATAGATATAAGTCGAAATAGCACATTTCCGCACTATAATCCTAACCCACGCTATTTGCTTAGTCTTTTTTACGACTTGGACTGAAGTATTTTATTCCCTAAACTTCATGGTAGTTGAACCTTACATAGAATACCCACTCAGAGACGGTTCTAGGAAAATTTGAAAGCAGGAGtcagaaagaaaacaaaaggAATTCCTCAGATAAAGCAGCCATAGTTAAGGCCGCGAGTCGGGGTTCCACCTTCGGTGTTAGACATTTGCAAATAAATCCATCTAAAAGTAGAAAGTTCCTGAGATGAGTGTAAAATTCAGTAGTTTTAATCGTCTCTATCTTGACCGAAAGAGCTTACTAAATCGACCCCTTTCGCTTAAGGCTCGATGTAATTCTAAACTTTTATTCTTCTATGAATTGTTACGGTTGCCTCTATCATCGATTGAGGATTTCATGAGTAGAATTGATGTTTCGATATTTCAGGTTTTTCGACGAATCGTGGAATGATAGTAGTAATGTGAGTAGCGCTGGAGAGTCGCCCTCTCCGGCTCGACGAGTCACGTCGCGTCGAATAAAGAAGGATGCTTTATGGAAGGCTATTGAACCGGCGTATCAATATCTGATGGATGAAGAGATCATGGAGACTTGTAAGGTATGAAATCCATCAGCAGGGATTCACAATTCGTTGGAATTAACGAAAATTGGGGATTTCAAATTGATTCTTTGCTGCAGGAAAAAACAGGAGATTTGGATTCTTTccttgaaaatcagggaatttgaatttttgatgtcttatcttgttgttcttgctggtgacgagtggcacaaggaaccCTTCGCAAAGAACCAGCCTCtgctgaggatatcttatgatttaatcAGGGATCAATTTTGGTCAAGTGTCGGCTAaaatatcagggaatttgggATTTTCTGATCTATAAGAACCCTGCAAACTGGaataaatttttttgctaTTTACTTAGGCCTATAGCATTGTTAGGAAACAGCCAGAACGTAATTGTGGTCTCTTGAAGCATGGGATTTTTTCATGgatcaatattttttcaataactCGTCACGTGTTTAAGTTgattgtttttcttttgtttagTCGACTGAAAGTGATTTATCGTGGGACGACGATGACTTGACGATTAATACGAAGGTATCTTTAGCTGAATTCATGCAGCAGTATAAAGAACTGACGGATTGGTTATCTCAACTACACGGTGTAACGCAGAGACAAGGAATGAGTTTATCTGAACGTTATCTCAATCAGGTAAAGATTATATCTTAAACACCAGTCTTAGACTACACCTAAATCGGTACAGTTGGATTTTTTTCGTTAGGCCTACCCAATTAAGCGGTTACCGAATTAGAAACAGTGTTTAGTAGTGCAAAGGATAAAATTGCTTACAAAAATATGATTTACCGAGACaaacagtactgatttaggagtCTACagaattgggatatgaaagtgatgcaaaCAATTCcttgaaatctgaaattttctcctttaaaactccttatatccaggaatgactgatctgcaGGGACCCTGTATGGGTAATAAAAACCA
It includes:
- the LOC141909318 gene encoding ribonuclease Oy-like, whose translation is MLLQVSTVLLLVALCMSQEYEWDHLVFTRQWPQGVCMDFNHQHEGECFIPSDIKSWTIHGIWPSEGTAHGPSDCKMSTPFDENAIKSLLPALHHFWPSYKANQPMTGFWKHEWEKHGRCASSLPSLSGEANYFGRTIQLHQFYDIDSVLSKNGIVPSDDKEYNYDDIMNAMSEGFGHPVSIQCFHNSLTGKQYIEQIEMCIGKDLKVMDCPTRLKYIPHHRYRLLKRSNGGMCSQNKPIYIPLIQHSGQ